The following nucleotide sequence is from Sphaeramia orbicularis chromosome 24, fSphaOr1.1, whole genome shotgun sequence.
gggatggagatggagatggaaaAAGAGAAATCATGTCCTGAAGGGtgaagtgtgtgtggggggggtgggcgCTCGAAGTTCAGGGTTAGATGTTGTTTATGAGGGGATGAGGAACGGGGGGAATGAGATGCTgatggaggagggagagaggaaaaCAAACCGTAAAACAGGCGGCTGAGTGGAACAAACGGAGGCGGAGTTCGAGCGGAGGCAGAGGGAATAAGTGGGAGAGTTGACGAACGGCGGTGACAAGTGGAGGGGAAACAAGTGTGGGTACCTGTGAATGGCCGCGAACAGGTCGTCTGTGGTTCGGGGTCGGGAGGGAGTCGGGGTTACCATGCTCTCCTCGGGGGCCCCGTTGGCGGACGGGGCTGGAGACGACTCAGCCGTACTGGAATCGAACACGTCACCTGCGGGAGAAAAATACAGACattacgcacaaacacacacttcagcGGGGCATGCACAAACTCAGGTACCCTCCGTCCTGTCTGTGTTCTGAGGTGGTACAGAGGAGGCGCCCGACTGTCCTCTTACATTCTCTTTCTGCTGTTAGATTCCCTTTCTTCTACTCTAGTTTagcctcttttctcctcctcctcctcctcctctcaaccTCCGCGCTCACGTCTGCGATTCGACTGCCTGAGCCGCTGCGGGCAGTCTCACTTTACGCACGCTCCCCATCCTCCCCTTCATCCCCTTTACCAGATCTGTTCCCTCCCTCTGATATGATGGAGCCCCTCCCCCTTCTCCCTCAAGCCACAAAACGCATCTCCCCTGGGACACTTACCCCCTCCCTTACctcagagtgagagagagagacagggcaTGGACAGAGCGAGGATGAGATTaacagaagaagaggaaaagcACAGGCAAAAATGGGTATTTGGaagtatagatggatggatggaggctTAAAGGAGTGAATAAACAGAAcagtgggtgtatgtgtgtgagtgagtgagtaagtCAGGGGCAGAGAAATAGAGCAATGCGGGAAAAACGAAGGGACACTGGCCATAAGAGATCTATGCATGTACAATCTAGAAGGATGAGTAGAAGCCAGAGTAAAAGAGGATGAATTCAAAAGGCTGCTGCACTGCTGTCCCAGTGATAAGCCGTCTGTGCCGCACCATTTCCACAGATTTCCACCCTTTTAAAGCTTGTGGTTTCAAGTTTGGCTCTTTTGCTTTATAGGACAAAATGAATTTCACAGCTGCCTGCAGAGCTGGCGCCACAGCAAACACAAGAGGAACGTCACTCCCACCCATACAAAGATATGGAAATACGCTTGACTAATTAGTAAACAATGCTACTGGCAGATGGCTCTTAAAAATAGGGTTCTCGCTTCTTAAACGATGACGATGATGAGATATTATAACTAAGTAATGCCAGACTCACCTGTGTCTTCCTCCTTGGAGCTGATGGATCCGGTCGTGCTGCTTGTTccatctccttcctcctcctcttcttcataagtCCCTCCGTTTGTACACACACTCGTGTCTGGGCTGGTGGAAGCTGAGATATGGGACTTTTCCTGTGTTTCTGTGGGAGTTTCACTTCTCTCCTCTACAGACTCAGAGCTCTCAGaggtttcctcctcctcctcctctagttgctcattttcttcttccTTTACATGTATTTGCGGCGCGTCTACCTGGTCTTCTACATACAACAAGCTGTTCGTTTCCTCAGGCTGACAAAGACCCTGTTCTTTGATTGGTTGGGGGTTAAATGGTGGGACAAAGTTAAGTTTGGGTTTCTTGGAGACTGCTGGGGGTTTCTGTTTGGCTGGAGAGCTTTGGGAACTCTGTGGAGGACTCGGCAATGCTTCCCGTCCTTCATATTTATCTTTTCCATTTAGGAGGATGTATGTCTGGTCCTCAATATTTCCATTCAAGACACAACTATCTGGAGTGTCAGTGGAGATGCTGCAGTCTATTAACTCTTGTAAAAGCTTTGACACAGGTGACGGTGTGGAATTGCGGGACTCTTCTTCTGGAGAACAGTTTAACAGTGGTAACACGGTGTGATGCTCCTGGGGGTCAGACTCAATGATCTGGGGCTTAAGACCCTGAATGAGGTCCAGCGCTGTGTCCTGAGCTTTGGTGTGATCCATCCCATTAATCTCCTTCTCTGGCCGTTTGACTGAGCGGAGCTGAACACTCTGCAGAGCGAAGGGGGTGATGAGGGGCTTAGGTGACTGCATGGGGCTGTTGGACAGAGGTGGTTTAGGACCATCCTTCAGTGCCTTTACAACAGATGGGGAGGAGGAAGGTGGCACAATGGAAGgcagtggaggaggtggaggggggtTCATGTTGGGGAAAGGAGGTgggggtggtggaggaggaggaggactgaagcTCCCATTGAAGGATGAGCTAGGGTGGATTAGTGTTTCAGGCGATGGAGGAGGAGGGAATTCTGGAGAGGTGGAGGAAGCGGGAGGGGGGCTCAGAGTTGGGCCTGGTGGAGTGGTTGGTAATGGGGGAGGTGGTGGAGGAGTTAAAGAGCCTGCTGTGGATGTTGGTGGAAGAGGAGGGGGGAAAGGCGGAGGTGGACTGAGAGGAGTGTTGGGAGCCGAAGAGGAGGAAAGTGGCAAGGGTGGAGGTGGCGGTGGAGGAGGACCAGAGTTTTTAAGCGAGTCTGATGTGTTTGAGGAAAGAGAAGTGGAAGAGGAGGAAACGGAAACGGACGAGAGGAGGGATGACTTCCTCTCGGGCACTTTGGGCTTGGGCCGGCTGCCTGAAGGAGACATGGACCGGACGAATGAGGGCACTGGGGTTCCAGCTGTTGGGGTGTTCGACTGGCTGGAGTAGCCACTAGATGGAGACGTCAGCCTGTGTACTCTGTCCGGTGAGGAGGTGGAGGTTTTGGGCTTCACTGCTACCTCTCCCTCCTGACACGGAGCTCTGGTCGTTTGGTTGTTCCTGTGAATCTCACTGTCCTTCTGTATTTCCCCTGGGTGAGGCCCGGCTGACATGTTATCTGTGGCATGGGCTTGAGGAGACTGTGCCCTCTGGTCTCCATGGTGACGGGGATACTCCATGTAGTAGCCCCAGGAATCTGCATAGTCAGAACGCAAGCTGCTTGTGTCACTGTGGGCAGGTGTCACATGGCATAGGGAGTATACATTGGAAACGCCGCCGCAGTTCGCATTAGCTACTAGTGACGCTGCTGAACTACCGGCGCTGATGCTGCTATGACTCCGTGGTCGCAGCACCCAAGGGTCATCGTAGTCACTGCTGGGGCTATGAGACGgcgaagagggtgaagcacctTTACCTTTCCCTCCCCTCAGTCCAATCTGTAAGCTCTGCTGCAAGCTAGCAATTAGTGTCTCATTGAGCATGGCAGCATTTGGCTCATTAGCACCGCTGATGGCGCTAACGCCTCCAAGGGGCTTTTTCCCACCAGGTTTGCGTCTGAGGGAATCTGTGCGAGCTGGGGGCAGCGGAGGCTTCTTGGATTTGCGTAGGGAGATACTGCGGGATAGAGAGCGGTCACTATACAAGCTTCCAGTGTCGTCCTCATTGGCCATCTCACGGCATTCGTACATGCTGTGTCTAGTAGCTCGTCCTGCCGCTGCCCCATGCCCACTTCCATGGCTGCGTGAGCGTAGACCCGAGTCCAGGTGCATGGAGGTGTAGTACCCATCATTGTCCTGGGAATAGAGTGAGCTGGAATCAGTAGTGGTCCTGGAGGAGTGCTCCAGGCTGCTGTACAGCTGGTTGATAGGGGTGGAGCAGCTGGAGGTCAGAGTGCGGTGTGGGACCACCACATTTTCAGGTGTGTCGTATATCCACTGCTCCTCTGGGAGACAGGATGGGGGTGTGGGGGCCAAGGTGCTGTGGCTGTGTACACTGCTGTCGGAGTGGCCCGACTCACTGGCAGGGGCTTCCTGTCCTTTGTGGATAGGTGTAGAAGTGGCCAGTGCTGGGCAGGTGGAGCTGTGGGTGAAGCCTGCAGGACTAGAGGTGGGGGATTCAGCGTTGTGGGAGGAGGCTAGACTGAGTGGTCGAACGTTGGGGTAAACTGAAGGTGAGAGCTGAGTGGTGGTGTTGAGGGTAATGACCTCAGATGAGCTTGGTAAGGTGGCATTTGGGATGAGTGAGGTGGAATATGCAGCATGTGGAGAAACGACACATGCTGGACCACCACCCCACTCGCTGACCTGTGTTCCCCGAACCTCCTGGGACTTGGGCCTGGGTAAGGTGCCTGTCCTTGGGGCATTTCTCATATGCACTGCTGTATCATCAACCTGGAGCTTCCCAATCTGCCTCTGTGGTGTAGTCTGCTCCTCTGACTTGATGGGGGTGCTACTATAGATGGGATCAGCACTGAGGGACACCCTGGCACCCTGTCGGGGTAGACTGTGGTAACGGGACAGGTCTCCGTTAAACTGAGGCAGCATCAAAATTCCAGTGCTGTCACTACTGGAGATGGATATACTGCCGGTGGAGGAGGAAGCAGAAATGCCGGCCATCTGCGCAGCAATTCCCTGTCCTCTTTGTGCCCGGATTCTCCTCATGGATGGGGGTACAACCTTCACTTCCTCTGTTTGACAGCTTGAGTCTCTAGTCTCTGAACGCCGAAGCATTGAGTTGACACTCCCAACTCGGCCCAAAGTGGAATACTGTCCCGGGATGAACATGGAATGTGGCCGAAGCTCTCCACCGCGTCCTTTTGCTGCATGCAAACAATCAGAAGAAGACAATTAAAAAGATGAGAAGCATAACATTGATCATATTATCTCTTTCTGTCACCATTAGTTACTCCACTGCTGCTCTGATTGCTTTAGTTAGGATGCCTTTTACGCTTCAATCTGGACTGTCAGGAGGAAGCTAATTAATTTGATTTGCTGTAGTAACTCTGCCTCATACGTTAATAAGCTCTGGTCTTCTTCATTAAGAAGGAATGGATATGAGGGGAAACAGATTTTCTTTCTATTCTGGTTCTGTATCAGTTCAGTACAAAAGCAAACAGTGCCCTTGGGTCTGAGACAGGCAGCTGGTAAAGAAACTACAAACACATACTGATACAAAGACACAGACTGGCACATGTACAAGCATACAGAAGCGTAGCACATTCATAGAGAGAGCACTGCGTACGATATAAGCAGACAAACACGGAGACACTGACACAGAAATGCAGATGTATCACAGAGACTTACACAAACATACCGGCTACTAAAACAATTTGTAGAAAGGCTCGTTAAGCGAGGGAGGGCTTCTAGTGTATCTCCCATCTGTGGTGGCTCTCCTGTTGATGCTTTGATTCCAAAACACACACTTGCATCCGTTCTTCTCCCTTTCCTTTCTCACTCCCTCTAAGCCACACATACACTCTCTTCCTCCTTTGCTAAAAGCTGGAGTGACAGCTTGGCTGCTGCTGCGATAGATTAAGCTGCAGGTCTACTTCACAGGCAGCTCGAGTGCAAGGAGAGGGAGGGATGAAGCACTGGGACAATTACACCGGCCCAGTAATCATGACATTCAAAGGCTGTCGTCAGCTGGGCACTAACCAGACTTTTAAGCTGTTTTCTTATCAGCCTTGGTCTTATCTCACAGCGATGTAATGGACATTCTCCTTCAATGCTACTGTCATCCCACAGCTCAAACATGTGTAAATAAACGTCAGCCATGCGGTACCATCAGTGTCAGCTTAGTTGAGCAGGGTGTTAAGCAAGCACTAAGCCTACTAAGTAAAGAGGGGACCCCTGAAACTGCATATTTGCAATTTAGCGCTCATCTGTTCAGGAAAACCTGTTTGGCATGTGTATGACACCGAAAACAAAGATAAGGAATCGAACTATAATTTTTTAACAACAATCGCTGCAACAGTCAGTCTGTCATCTAAGAAAGCAACAACACACCAATGACCAGTATGGCCCTAGgattacacacatatacacacaaaggACAGACACAGGACTACAGAAAGTTGACCCAGAAGGATTATGGTGCAATAAGTATTCAAGAAAGGCAATCTCTGCTTTTAAAGTCTCCTATGTGACATGACTTTCCCAAAGGCAAAATCTAAAATGAGTTTTTAAAGAAGAGGGGAAGGACACTTAAAACCATAAAACTACTGCAAAGGATTTCATAAGTGTTTGCTGAATGTGGATGCAGTTAAACAGAGTGGAGGAGAACAAAAAAGGACACTTGCTGGGTAAAACTGAAGCAACTGCTGGGCCTTGAGCCAACACTGTGGACTGTGCAAGTGTTATTTCTCTTTCATTCACTTAGTATGTTAGTCTTTTTCAGAACATGAATCCATGAACTAGTGTTCCAATGCAAATAGGAGCGATGCTTGTTCATTGTGTTGGTAAAGGTCTGTGGACAGTAGAGGGCAACCTATTGGCCCACAGTGATCCATACCTAGCTCCTGGTTGATGTTGTCAGGCAGCCCTGATATAGTCTTTCTGCGTTTGACCTTCTTGGGCCGGCGGGACACGGTGTCAGTGTTAATGAGGGAGCGCCGGATGCTCGCCTGTCGGTCAAACACTGCCCCTGGTAGCCGGGAGGGCGAGAGCAAGGCAGGCGAACACACAGGCAAACAGCAGACGGTTAGTGGAGGGGAAAAAAACTCAACAACATGCAGAAAGTTTACTTTTTTATTGTACATGCAATGTTAGCAGGGTAGGACACGCAAAGGTCATATCATTTCCCTGTAGTGGTATCTATACATACAGACATTTTCTCTTTAACCACAATAGTTTTTTTAATCGTCAATTTGaccaaatacaaagaaaaatatcTGCAAAGCTAGATACTATTAGAGGCAAGTCTGTTTGACTCCTTTTAGTTTTTAATCCACCAGCCAAAGTGCCAAACAATCTCTTCTAAGCTCATTTTCAGAAGCCAAACTTAATCTTGAGAAAGGGCAACTACTAAATTGGCTGGTAAATTGGTCTGAAAACCGTAATTTGATGGAAATTTGTTAATTTTCAACCCTGCTTGTAAGTAAcagatataaatacatacatgttaATGTGTGAAATGTACAGTTCATGCTCAAAACACATGCACATGAAAGATAAGATGAAAGTGCACATCACAACACTCATCCACACACATTTTAATCTCACTCTTTGCACTTTTTTAAGAAACGTAAGAATCTCCCACTAGTAGCAACCCTCCACCCTTTCGGGTATCTGGCTGCTGACAGCCTGCAGGCATTAGGGAAATAGAAAATGATCCGAGGGCAGATAGTGTCTGTCACGTTCCCACTCAAAGTGACAGAAAAGTCTCTGATCtccctctgtgtctgtgttttcctcCCTCTTATTCAGTAATCTAACGTGACAGCAGATGAAGTCAACACTGATTTGTGTGGAGTGGGAACACATTAAGCATTCATTAGTGTCGTAAGGATCACAGGCCTACGAGAATATTGACCCTGACACGAGTAAAATTCAGATGTTGGTACTGAACGGAGGACGTGGAGTTGCTGTGTTGCTCATCTGTTTCACACCTCCTCCCCAAATAATACATTTCCCATGGCAGATGTCTTAGAAGTGACTCATCAGATATGCTCCAGTGTTGTTATATTGACTGTTATAATTGCTACAGGGATCTTTTTAAATGTGTGACTCGAGTGGCAGATAGCGCGGAAAAATACGAAACGCTAACAAGTGGAACTGCGAGGACACATTTGCTGTGTTTGGATGTTCATCTGTCAAACGCTCTGTGATCTGACATAAAGTCGGTGAAGAGCCTTGACCCCTTGCAGAAGCTGCCAAACGGTTTTTAACACACAAATGCACGCTCACGCACGCATAAAGGAAGATGAAGGTCAGATTCCAACAAGCATGATGGAACGGTAGAGAATACACAGCAGACATCTGAGACTGACATATCTGGTGATTTTCCTCTGTGGATGAGCGAATACAATAATTGATTAGTCTATATTCTCTCAACCACAGAGGGATGAATAAAGAGACAGTCTGACATCTTACAAATCTGGCACTTATTTACTGCCTTGTTGAGATGCAGACAAGTGGATCAGTAGAATCACTAGTCTTTATGTGATGCAATAATTTCCCCCTAGGATTAGTTAAGTATTCTTATTCTTTATGTTTCAAGCTCAAACATGACATTAATATTTGTCTTCTTATTTAACTATTAAGACAGTAACCGGGCCAGTTTCCATAAATGTCAGACTGTTCCTTTAAGTCACACAAAACAAAATGCTGGGTTGGTTGCGAGAGGTTAATGGTACAGAAAAGACACCGGGGATGGATGACGCTGGATCGAACTGCTACTTGCTAAGTGATATATGGAACTATAGGACTGAGACAATTTGTTGTCCACCATCAGCACAAATGTAATTGTCACTAGTGGTTGTGAGATGTACATGGATCATGGATGCAGTTGTCTAGACAGGTTTCATACCTGTTACATTGATGGCGACTATGTCTGTGGGAATAGCCTGGGCCGCCTGCCTCATCTTCTCCTCTGGAGTGGGAAGGGGTGCTGCCTTGTTCCATACTGCCAGTCCATCAACCTCTGACCCCTCCCCTTCTTGACCTTGAGGGGTTTGGGGCCTCATGGAGAGCTGAGATTTGTCATCATCCACTGATGAAGCTGTGGACTGAATGAGAATGAAGGAAAAATGGTTAATGAGAGATaaagaagagagaggaagacAGTGGAGGAAGGAAATGAAGTGAAGACAGGACATATTGGAGCAAGATAATGGAAACAAGGGATGATAAAGAGGAAAAGTAAGCAAGACAAAAGGTGTGGGGGGGTCGAGAGGTGATGCTGAGGAAAAGAGACAGGACAGGAAACGGCAATGACAGGCGACAGAAATGACACATGGTGTAGAGTGATGAAAAGTTTAAAAAAGGACATATATAGACAGATATAGAAAAATGTCAAGGTAAAACATCAACATAACTGAACCAAATGTAAGCAGGAATAGGTCAGAATAAAACAGTAGAAGTTAATTGTCCAAAACCAAAACTGACAGATGGTACAAGCTACACTGGCGTACACAAACACTTTAATATATTCCATCTCTGTGACCTTTGAAAGCTTGCGGGGCTGTAAACATGTTTCACAATCAATCAAATCTAAATGGAAACACTCACATTCGCACACAATCGTATACACAAACACAGTCAGAGCGGTTGAAGATAGAAGGATAAAAACAGTGGAGCTGGAGAGAGAACCACTCATGTGTGCAACTGTTCGCACCGTATGGGTACTCAACCGCAGGACAGACCGTGGAGAAGCAATGGAGTAAACATTTTTATCGCATCATTCAGGCCTCAAATTGAGCTGTTAGTCAAAAGCAAACCAGCAATTTCCAGTTCGATGTCTGTGGTAATGCTGTCCGTGTGAAATCGGAGCATGAATCGGCCTGAATCCAGCGCACAGGTAACGCAAATAGTCCAGTGTTGTCATTGTCAGTCCATATTTGTAGCATAAATATTTGTCCTGACTTTTACAGCTTTATCCTCAGTTTGCCAGAATATTTTCCATGTGGGAAATGAAAATGAGCATCACTTTTTTTGGCCCAAAATGAAAAATGCCTACAGCAGCATTTTACATTAGTTATTACATATACATCCATTACGGCGATGTTGACACttccaaacactgaaataaataaggATAGTTGTTGTGGCTGTCATACATACAATACACGGTTGAGTGAATAAATTGGGCGGAGGCAACGTAATAAAGAAAAGAGAGTAGGACAGAGGGAAGGAATCTAGGCAATATAGAGTTTAGTGGCAAGCATGGCTTGTTAGTTTGCATCATTGTGGTTCATCCAGGAGCCCAGTTTCTCCTTTTGAAGCTACTGTCAGACAAAGTTAGCCTCACTGGGCTCGGGACAACAGGAAGTGATGGGGAGGAGTGAGGGGGGACAGAGGAAGGAGGACAAacaggagaacagaggaggagagaaaagagaCTGGGTGCAGATGAAAAGAGGGTGAGCGCACTGAAGGCAAAGACACAAAGCAAgagatggaagaaaacaaaaggaaacaaCATTTTACAAAAGTCAGGGATCGAAATAGGAATCAAACAAGCTACTGGCATCAAAGGGTCTGAGGGACAAAAGAGCCTGGTAATAACAGTGAAACCAGCGAAACCTTTCAAAacgtacatgtaaatattcagaCTTAAACACTAGTTGTCAAAATATTTATGCTCCACTTCACACTAACACTGTGccaaacaaagacaaataaataatagtttctgtgtattttattttctgtctccATAACTGCTTCGTTCTGTCTTTTATCTTTTAGCCTCCAGTGAAATAActggtattttaacccataaagacccaaacagccaccagcgaccaaaaccacccATTGATCCTAAATGaataatatctgttgatccattaatcctaacgATCCATGTGAATAATGcacgtaaaatacagtttgttatcttttcatggtcatcagaaatgacccatttggacattcagaggctccatactgaacgtggaaacactgtcatcttctacaacattggagttgggtcagtgacagtggatggacacttggtttattttcagttaatgatatattttactgaaaaagtcactttttcttcagttttctctgtttttgatataataatctgtaactttaatctgagctttaatgaacatctacatgatcagtaaattaaatataggaaaatacctgattttgactgtaaaaatgcaaaatacaaaggacaatattataataaatgataataaatcacttaataatggttaaatataaagacaaatttatttgggaactaacataaaagtaacactgggactttatgggataaaaaaacaaatggttGCTTCAGTAAATGAGGGGAAAAGTAAAACATAAGTGGAGAAAAGAAACCCTTTCTGATAATGTGGAATTGCAGGACTGAGACCGATCCATTTGTTACCAAATATTAATGATAGTAGAGGTCAACATGTCTCActaatgcagaactttaaattgAACTTGAAGTAAAACGTACAATTCTACTTGTAGCCACTAGGGGGCAGACTGGTACTGTTTAACGCATTCCATGTGAGCTGATGAGATGCTGAATCAGCATTAGATGAGCCTTCATACACCAAAATctgttttctaataatgttagcaaaaaatacatttcagGCAGGTACATCTTGTTTAGGTGCATTTTCTGTGTGTAATGTGCATACTTTGCATCTGTATACCTTCTTGTCATTGTCGTCGTCTTCATAATCCTGCAGGCTGCTGGTGGACTGTAAGGGATCAGTAAAAGTGGGTCCCTGAGAGTAGTACTGGGAGCTCCGAAAACCATCTTTCCTCAGCTTGTCACATTCTggaggacaaaaagaaaaagaaaaacatgtaagAGACAAACACCTGGATAATTATGCCCAAAAATATCATGTTTAGTACCTGACAAAATACATTCACTGAGTCATCTAATAACAGGGACACAAAGTATGATAAAAAGTTTGTCTTTACAGTGAGTCTAACTTAGAGCTTTCAGAGCAGAACATTTCTAAGATATTCCTGATCTTATAGAATGTAATATGCAGATTTCAGAGACTGGCTACTTGgtgcaagcaaaaaaaaaccaaaaaacacccaTATGCAGTGTGAAATATTTACAGGAGACACACATGTAGCATGCACATTGAATGAATATATGAtttctgttcatttgtgtgtgtgagtcatgTGGGCGTACTCCCTGTTGAACGCTGCCAAACTCTGCTCACACCTCGTCTCGTCACCACCTGCTGTGACAGTGTTGtgatgcatgtgtgcgtgtgcatgccaATGTGTGATAGAGTGAGAGCGGACTTTATAAATGAACGTGTGTGAGCTGGGAGGTGGGGGTCTGCGTTccagtctgtcacacacagatGGCAGGACCGTCCCTCTCTCCTCCATCTATCCTTCCTCTCAGGGGACATTTAGCACATCAtccctctttctttttttccctctaatatCATATAGTGCATCCTTTGTCTAGTCTTTTAATAGCTAATTACAAGTACCCTAAGGAAGACAAAAAGATGTTTTGTTTGCATCTGTAACTCCGtactgtattgcactactgctgttACTGTAAATAGGTTTGATTTATATCTTTTATATCATCTTCTAATTTATCTTTCATACcactttattctatttttaccttttttttttaatggcatggCATTTAAATAGCAAGGTGAGAACGAAACGGTATCTTATTTCTCTGtgtgtcctgtgcatctagtgaattgacattaaaaaaaaaaaaaaaaaaaaagctttaaaactTAGAGTCTTATATGCTCATTCAGAAATCTGACAATTCTAGGGGTTTGGGAGTTGAAAAGCTTGAAAACCACTGATCTACCACAGGGGGGAAACCTTACACGTTTTACATATATTAACCAAATGATACATTTATTCTCGAAGTGTTTTCTATCTCCAAGTCCCACTTCATGTATGTAGAGATGTGCTTTTCATGTGGTATACATCACAAGGATGCTGCATTTGATCCCTTTTATGTGCTATTCATCTCCATAGCTAATTGCAGCTCATCTCTAAGGAGACACACGCTGGTGCATGTATAATACTGTCGGTTAATAGGTCCTAATGGGGGTGTCAAAGGTAGCTACTGTAATAGTGAGCTGATGTGCCAGCGGTGTGGAAGAGTGAATTCAGAAAGCACGAGGATAATGAGGATGATGACGAAGATGAGTGCTATTAAGATGATTGGAGCTACGTGATTGGGGGTggtggataaaataaataagcCCTGATAAGGTGGGTGTTGCTTGTTGCTAGGCAGAACAAAATGAGGCGAGCAGAAAGTGACGTGAGTGATACCAACCACAGAGAAAAAAGTGTACCTATGTGGCACTCCAGGAATATAAAGAGCATGTGTCCTATATTTTAtgattcaagtttttatttgattttgtaatggagaatttacatgttttacattcacataactttttagtgttgtttttctatatttcttttcagaaaagaacaaaatctaTTTGTACAattgtttttctgtgtatatctCCAGTGTCTTCACttcttgaccccccccccccctttttttttaaacaacaaaacattaataaaaaaaaataatgatacaaACAACAGTAATATAGTAGCTAAACAACAGTGGGTGTCTGGATTTGTCCCTTTTGAGTGTTCATTAAgtccatccatggtttccagcATTCCTCAAATTTCTCATGTTCTAGTCT
It contains:
- the nhsl1b gene encoding NHS-like protein 1 isoform X7; the encoded protein is MFCLKAVSNLDEESKWTVHYTAPWHQQENVFLPGSRPPCVEDLHRQAKVNLKTALRECDKLRKDGFRSSQYYSQGPTFTDPLQSTSSLQDYEDDDNDKKSTASSVDDDKSQLSMRPQTPQGQEGEGSEVDGLAVWNKAAPLPTPEEKMRQAAQAIPTDIVAINVTGAVFDRQASIRRSLINTDTVSRRPKKVKRRKTISGLPDNINQELAKGRGGELRPHSMFIPGQYSTLGRVGSVNSMLRRSETRDSSCQTEEVKVVPPSMRRIRAQRGQGIAAQMAGISASSSTGSISISSSDSTGILMLPQFNGDLSRYHSLPRQGARVSLSADPIYSSTPIKSEEQTTPQRQIGKLQVDDTAVHMRNAPRTGTLPRPKSQEVRGTQVSEWGGGPACVVSPHAAYSTSLIPNATLPSSSEVITLNTTTQLSPSVYPNVRPLSLASSHNAESPTSSPAGFTHSSTCPALATSTPIHKGQEAPASESGHSDSSVHSHSTLAPTPPSCLPEEQWIYDTPENVVVPHRTLTSSCSTPINQLYSSLEHSSRTTTDSSSLYSQDNDGYYTSMHLDSGLRSRSHGSGHGAAAGRATRHSMYECREMANEDDTGSLYSDRSLSRSISLRKSKKPPLPPARTDSLRRKPGGKKPLGGVSAISGANEPNAAMLNETLIASLQQSLQIGLRGGKGKGASPSSPSHSPSSDYDDPWVLRPRSHSSISAGSSAASLVANANCGGVSNVYSLCHVTPAHSDTSSLRSDYADSWGYYMEYPRHHGDQRAQSPQAHATDNMSAGPHPGEIQKDSEIHRNNQTTRAPCQEGEVAVKPKTSTSSPDRVHRLTSPSSGYSSQSNTPTAGTPVPSFVRSMSPSGSRPKPKVPERKSSLLSSVSVSSSSTSLSSNTSDSLKNSGPPPPPPPPLPLSSSSAPNTPLSPPPPFPPPLPPTSTAGSLTPPPPPPLPTTPPGPTLSPPPASSTSPEFPPPPSPETLIHPSSSFNGSFSPPPPPPPPPPFPNMNPPPPPPLPSIVPPSSSPSVVKALKDGPKPPLSNSPMQSPKPLITPFALQSVQLRSVKRPEKEINGMDHTKAQDTALDLIQGLKPQIIESDPQEHHTVLPLLNCSPEEESRNSTPSPVSKLLQELIDCSISTDTPDSCVLNGNIEDQTYILLNGKDKYEGREALPSPPQSSQSSPAKQKPPAVSKKPKLNFVPPFNPQPIKEQGLCQPEETNSLLYVEDQVDAPQIHVKEEENEQLEEEEEETSESSESVEERSETPTETQEKSHISASTSPDTSVCTNGGTYEEEEEEGDGTSSTTGSISSKEEDTGDVFDSSTAESSPAPSANGAPEESMVTPTPSRPRTTDDLFAAIHSGGMQWEGAPFLERSKRKVLGRKESEEDKSRSGSHSHSPPVTPTGASPGMVSSLPRQSSAIQRSLRKSSTSSDTFKALLLKKGSRSETSFRMSATEMLRSTDPRFQRTRSESALDPPAASPSSPTAPQSPCASPGRGKRSSDDWNRCEALALSSPTSSFSMSGMKYGRSRTPPSAASSKYNARSRILSSPMTVICEREGELAESEYGDTAESISVVQTLPALRDSNGTLSDEGRS